A genomic stretch from Acetobacter ascendens includes:
- the rfbB gene encoding dTDP-glucose 4,6-dehydratase — protein MRILLTGGCGFIGSAVIRHIIHNTSHSVLNVDCMTYAASPETVEDAPESERYTFSQTNITDTSALEKLFNSFKPDAVMHLAAESHVDRSIDGPGVFIQTNVVGTYSMLEAARKYWMNLEKEAQEAFRFHHISTDEVFGALGPNDPPFTETTPYDPRSPYSASKASSDHLVRAWYHTFGLPTFVTNTTNNYGIWHFPEKLIPLITINAIESKELPVYGKGDNVRDWLFVEDHAEALVKAVEKGKPGETYAIGARQPRTNLEVVQTICRILDELSPDSAGPRERLIRYVTDRPGHDFRYEIDPSHAEQALDWKAKHNFETGIRRTVQWYLDNRAWWESIRARRYTGQRLGTTAP, from the coding sequence ATGCGCATCTTATTAACTGGTGGTTGTGGGTTTATCGGATCTGCCGTTATTCGCCACATCATACACAATACCTCACATTCTGTCCTGAATGTTGACTGCATGACCTATGCAGCCTCTCCTGAGACAGTTGAAGACGCCCCAGAGAGCGAACGCTATACGTTCTCACAGACCAACATCACAGATACATCTGCGCTGGAAAAGCTGTTCAACAGCTTTAAACCAGACGCAGTTATGCATCTGGCGGCGGAAAGCCATGTTGATCGCTCCATTGATGGACCGGGTGTCTTTATCCAGACAAATGTGGTGGGCACATACTCCATGCTGGAGGCCGCCCGCAAATACTGGATGAATCTGGAGAAGGAAGCGCAAGAAGCCTTCCGCTTTCATCACATCTCTACGGATGAAGTTTTTGGTGCCCTCGGCCCCAACGATCCGCCGTTTACCGAAACAACACCGTATGACCCGCGCAGCCCATATTCTGCCAGCAAAGCCTCTTCCGATCATCTGGTTCGGGCTTGGTATCACACCTTTGGGCTGCCCACCTTTGTCACCAACACGACAAATAACTACGGCATCTGGCATTTCCCCGAAAAACTGATCCCACTTATCACCATCAATGCCATTGAGAGCAAAGAACTGCCCGTATACGGCAAGGGTGACAATGTGCGTGACTGGTTGTTTGTGGAAGATCACGCTGAAGCTCTGGTGAAAGCCGTTGAAAAAGGCAAACCGGGCGAAACCTACGCCATTGGTGCACGCCAGCCGCGCACTAATCTGGAAGTTGTGCAGACAATCTGCCGTATTCTGGATGAGCTTTCCCCAGATTCAGCAGGCCCGCGTGAACGGCTGATCCGTTACGTAACAGATCGCCCCGGCCATGATTTCCGTTACGAAATTGATCCCTCCCACGCCGAACAGGCGTTGGACTGGAAAGCCAAACATAATTTTGAAACCGGCATCCGCCGCACTGTCCAGTGGTATCTGGACAACCGCGCATGGTGGGAAAGCATTCGCGCCCGCCGCTATACTGGCCAGAGACTGGGAACCACTGCTCCATGA
- the rfbC gene encoding dTDP-4-dehydrorhamnose 3,5-epimerase, producing the protein MKSERLAIPDVILITPPRFGDNRGFFSETYNIERMREAGITEPFVQDNQSLSRQKGVIRGLHCQLDPFAQGKLVRCTRGAIWDVAVDARTGSPTYGKWVAAELSEENWSQLWIPPGFLHGFCTLTENAEVQYKCTALYSKASERAVIWNSAELNIDWPVKAEDAVLSEKDLLAPEFSAAKGWFQYAGKEG; encoded by the coding sequence ATGAAATCCGAACGCCTTGCCATTCCCGATGTTATTCTGATTACGCCACCACGCTTTGGTGACAATCGTGGGTTCTTTTCAGAAACCTACAATATCGAACGCATGCGCGAAGCAGGCATTACGGAACCTTTCGTGCAGGATAACCAGAGCCTTTCCCGCCAGAAAGGCGTTATTCGCGGCCTGCACTGCCAGCTTGATCCGTTTGCACAGGGCAAGCTGGTGCGCTGCACGCGTGGTGCTATCTGGGATGTGGCTGTAGATGCCCGCACAGGCTCCCCCACTTATGGGAAATGGGTTGCGGCTGAACTGTCCGAAGAAAATTGGTCTCAGCTCTGGATTCCGCCAGGCTTCCTGCACGGCTTCTGCACTCTGACTGAAAATGCAGAAGTGCAATACAAATGCACGGCTCTTTACAGCAAAGCATCTGAACGTGCCGTTATCTGGAACAGCGCGGAACTTAACATCGATTGGCCCGTTAAGGCCGAGGACGCCGTATTGTCTGAAAAAGACTTGCTGGCCCCAGAATTTTCGGCTGCCAAAGGGTGGTTCCAGTATGCAGGGAAAGAAGGCTGA
- a CDS encoding GMP reductase has protein sequence MTGTRQTDPMQWVHMVPELAFLADSSPVIGKAEQSNPFVCEQRSGVWTPVFGKPFLENEETASFYGRMALEMAFLLNGLPAQDVKKYLNCIWVACARSAARWWKASGGAVESCPEVWVEALAADRLPEMEWLQKLCQQQLSSVLLSANDQQVFSVQTENDNDFCQWVQRAWPYLGSSDVLMAEGGDERLGLNPQTHQNRYGCTYSPSVTGGQYSSSTASSPSLHAYNAVEQQRLELVRDMLVQSPEGALLALEADIKAFLAQYYGVEKPDNCILAPSGTDSVLAALALSLVVNPAVGVILAGVEETGSGVPLATQGRHFANTTALGFRVRKSEKIAGFPASTQLVTAPLRTENGELNSRQNIFHICQQQIHKATQAGQRVLLYLLDTSKTGQLVPDMQVVQALCHTYLGQIDVVVDACQARLMPERIKAYLQQDWAVMVTGSKFYTGPAFCGALLLPETWRQRLDHAVLPSGLVAYFNQAEWPACKATAFLNNEFNLGLLLRWVGACAEIKRFSDVPASEKIGRLEQFLGGIRHILEQDQTIELLPDTLEKRDALPNAWDQQQTIFSFLIHGGGNSDMTPVLNLAECRQLHVWLKQDISGYLPFGCPDTAHQIMARSYQLGQPVAVPYARVRGQMAGALRISVSARHISGSDMPAGMAYQTYLEQEIQNVQYALEKVSLILRYWPFLHKAEEKVASAQSESLVDVEAEALLPVAL, from the coding sequence ATGACAGGAACCCGCCAAACAGATCCAATGCAATGGGTGCATATGGTTCCGGAACTGGCATTTCTGGCTGATTCCTCACCTGTTATTGGAAAAGCAGAGCAATCAAATCCGTTTGTTTGTGAGCAGCGCAGCGGAGTCTGGACGCCTGTTTTTGGCAAACCGTTTCTTGAAAATGAAGAGACGGCTTCTTTTTATGGGCGCATGGCGCTGGAAATGGCTTTTCTTCTAAATGGCCTGCCCGCGCAGGATGTGAAGAAATATTTAAATTGTATTTGGGTAGCCTGCGCACGAAGTGCCGCACGCTGGTGGAAAGCTTCTGGCGGCGCTGTAGAGAGCTGTCCTGAAGTATGGGTTGAGGCTCTGGCCGCAGATAGGCTGCCTGAGATGGAATGGTTGCAGAAGTTATGCCAACAGCAGCTTTCCTCAGTATTGTTGTCAGCAAACGATCAGCAGGTTTTTTCCGTTCAAACAGAAAATGATAATGATTTTTGCCAATGGGTGCAGCGCGCTTGGCCCTATCTTGGGTCTTCTGATGTGCTTATGGCAGAAGGTGGGGATGAAAGACTCGGCCTTAACCCACAAACCCATCAGAATCGTTACGGTTGCACCTATAGTCCTTCCGTAACAGGCGGCCAGTATTCCTCTTCCACGGCATCATCACCATCTTTGCATGCGTATAATGCTGTGGAGCAACAGCGGTTAGAGCTGGTGCGGGATATGCTGGTGCAGTCCCCAGAGGGGGCGTTGCTTGCGCTGGAAGCGGATATCAAGGCCTTTTTGGCGCAATACTATGGGGTTGAGAAACCCGATAACTGTATTTTGGCCCCATCAGGCACAGATTCCGTGCTGGCAGCGTTAGCTCTTTCTTTGGTGGTGAACCCTGCCGTGGGTGTGATTTTGGCTGGGGTGGAAGAAACCGGTAGCGGTGTGCCATTGGCCACACAGGGTCGGCATTTTGCCAACACAACAGCATTGGGATTCCGCGTTCGCAAAAGCGAGAAAATAGCTGGGTTTCCGGCAAGTACGCAGTTGGTGACAGCTCCATTGCGCACCGAAAACGGGGAGCTGAATTCGCGGCAAAATATTTTCCATATTTGCCAGCAACAGATTCATAAAGCCACACAGGCCGGGCAACGCGTGCTGCTCTATTTGCTGGATACCTCCAAAACAGGCCAGCTTGTTCCCGATATGCAGGTGGTGCAGGCGCTATGCCATACATATCTGGGCCAGATTGATGTTGTGGTGGATGCTTGCCAAGCGCGCCTGATGCCTGAACGTATAAAGGCCTATTTGCAGCAAGACTGGGCTGTAATGGTTACGGGTTCCAAATTTTATACAGGCCCGGCGTTTTGTGGGGCGCTTTTATTGCCAGAAACATGGCGGCAACGGCTGGATCATGCTGTGTTGCCATCGGGGTTGGTGGCTTATTTCAATCAGGCAGAATGGCCAGCCTGTAAGGCAACGGCTTTTTTAAATAATGAGTTTAATTTGGGGCTATTGCTGCGCTGGGTTGGTGCATGTGCTGAAATTAAACGTTTCTCCGATGTGCCTGCTTCAGAAAAAATTGGTCGTTTGGAGCAGTTTCTGGGCGGCATACGCCATATTCTGGAACAGGATCAGACAATAGAACTGCTGCCAGATACTTTGGAAAAACGGGATGCTCTGCCCAACGCGTGGGACCAGCAGCAAACCATTTTTTCTTTCCTGATACATGGTGGGGGCAACAGTGACATGACCCCCGTTCTAAATCTTGCGGAATGTCGCCAACTGCATGTGTGGTTAAAGCAGGATATTTCTGGCTATTTGCCGTTTGGCTGCCCAGATACTGCGCACCAGATTATGGCCAGAAGTTATCAGCTCGGGCAGCCTGTTGCTGTGCCCTATGCTCGGGTGCGTGGGCAAATGGCTGGTGCTTTAAGAATTTCTGTTAGTGCGCGCCATATTTCTGGGTCAGATATGCCTGCAGGCATGGCGTATCAAACGTATTTGGAGCAGGAGATACAAAATGTTCAGTATGCGCTGGAAAAGGTTTCCCTGATCCTGCGCTATTGGCCATTTTTGCACAAAGCGGAGGAAAAGGTGGCTTCTGCGCAGTCAGAAAGCCTGGTGGATGTTGAGGCAGAAGCATTGCTTCCTGTTGCATTGTAG
- the rfbD gene encoding dTDP-4-dehydrorhamnose reductase gives MSILSETGGPVLVTGGKGQLATSLVNLGGPRICCVGRPGFDFDRPETLKETLEAIKPVAVVNAAAWTAVDLAESEPEAAARANTTGPELLARLCAEHGIPFIHVSTDYVFAGDKGAPYVETDPVSPQTVYGSTKAEGESRILAADPRSIILRTSWVYSAHGKNFVRTMLNVGAKNAALKVVGDQRGNPTCSDDLAQAILSILATIEKTGWKDEYAGIYHACGTGETTWHGLADAALQKASEYGQAKPTITAIRTEDWPTPAKRPADSRMDNGKLARVFGVQMPQWQESVNKVVHQIFTAPS, from the coding sequence ATGAGCATTCTGTCTGAAACTGGCGGCCCTGTTCTGGTAACTGGCGGAAAAGGCCAGCTTGCTACATCTCTGGTAAATCTTGGCGGACCGCGCATCTGTTGTGTTGGCCGTCCGGGTTTTGACTTTGACCGCCCCGAAACACTTAAGGAGACGCTAGAGGCCATCAAACCTGTTGCTGTGGTAAATGCTGCCGCATGGACAGCCGTTGATCTGGCAGAAAGTGAGCCTGAAGCCGCAGCCCGCGCCAACACAACCGGGCCAGAACTACTGGCACGCCTGTGTGCAGAACACGGGATACCTTTTATTCATGTTTCCACAGATTATGTTTTTGCTGGAGACAAGGGTGCACCTTATGTGGAAACAGACCCTGTTTCCCCTCAGACTGTTTACGGTAGCACCAAAGCAGAAGGCGAAAGCCGTATTCTGGCGGCTGATCCACGCAGCATTATCCTGCGCACCTCTTGGGTTTATTCAGCGCATGGAAAAAACTTTGTGCGCACAATGCTGAATGTTGGTGCCAAAAACGCAGCCCTAAAAGTTGTGGGGGATCAACGTGGCAACCCAACCTGCTCCGATGATCTGGCGCAGGCTATTCTTTCCATTCTGGCCACTATTGAAAAAACTGGCTGGAAAGACGAATACGCAGGTATTTACCACGCCTGTGGCACTGGTGAGACAACATGGCACGGTCTGGCCGATGCAGCACTGCAAAAAGCATCTGAATATGGCCAAGCCAAACCCACCATTACAGCCATTCGTACAGAAGATTGGCCAACACCTGCCAAGCGTCCCGCCGATTCCCGCATGGATAACGGTAAACTCGCACGCGTATTTGGCGTGCAAATGCCGCAATGGCAGGAAAGCGTGAACAAGGTAGTACACCAGATCTTCACTGCACCTTCCTAA
- a CDS encoding histidine phosphatase family protein, translating into MNEIRDLPKVLTSSQDHFLDGPKLAPGITRFWLIRHALVEENARMCMYGAMDVPLCPDSLIAQRPMYRALAERLPKPAHWLVSPLSRTQRTAQAVQEAGYGPAKLTVEPDLIEQNLGSWQGLPYEELPQYLNLAPHPFWAVGATECPPEGESMIDVCARVGRLLDRLAEKYAQQDIVAVTHGGVVRAALAHALRIHAETALHFSVQNLALTILERLDVGWRVVTVNELPGV; encoded by the coding sequence ATGAATGAAATAAGAGACCTTCCCAAAGTTTTAACCTCATCTCAGGATCATTTTCTGGATGGCCCCAAATTGGCTCCGGGTATTACGCGCTTTTGGCTGATCCGCCACGCATTGGTGGAAGAAAATGCCCGCATGTGCATGTACGGCGCAATGGATGTGCCGTTGTGCCCGGATAGCCTTATTGCGCAACGTCCCATGTATCGGGCACTGGCAGAACGCTTACCCAAGCCTGCGCATTGGCTTGTCAGCCCGTTATCCCGCACACAACGCACAGCACAAGCTGTGCAGGAAGCGGGGTATGGTCCTGCCAAGCTGACAGTGGAGCCAGATTTAATCGAGCAGAATCTGGGCTCATGGCAGGGGCTGCCTTATGAGGAGCTGCCACAGTATCTTAATCTTGCACCGCATCCATTCTGGGCTGTTGGGGCAACGGAATGCCCCCCCGAAGGTGAAAGCATGATTGATGTTTGCGCTCGCGTGGGCCGTTTGCTGGACAGGCTGGCAGAAAAATATGCGCAGCAAGATATTGTGGCGGTAACACATGGCGGTGTGGTGCGTGCGGCTTTGGCCCATGCCTTGCGGATTCATGCGGAAACGGCACTTCATTTTTCCGTGCAGAATCTGGCGTTGACCATTCTGGAACGTTTGGATGTAGGCTGGCGCGTTGTAACTGTTAATGAATTGCCCGGCGTATAA
- a CDS encoding glycosyltransferase family 2 protein: MQTPNVQHGMDLPQHQETVPVAVLLSVYNGAAFLNDLLTSLKQQTHTNWVLLWRDDGSTDASIKCMHQFALDVGIQRCRQITSSPAHLGVVLSYATLLKDVPAGFFVAFCDQDDVWFPDKLERGLKALTVTQKPALYCSRQRLTDTKLRPISISPQLPPNPCFQMALTQNIATGCTIMLSPAAVSLLQANFPPPNHILHDWWAYLVITGADGTVITDNRPTLFYRQHDNNAVGAPALFTQRALAAIRRGPWQFMFIFRDNLAYLGKQPYLSTNNRHFVDALHRVLSQSGLMGRWHRWRMLQHSPKLRRYTWPEQIIFRLWFLLG; encoded by the coding sequence GTGCAGACACCAAACGTGCAACACGGGATGGATCTTCCCCAACATCAGGAAACTGTTCCTGTTGCCGTTTTACTTTCTGTTTACAATGGTGCTGCATTTTTAAATGATCTGCTAACATCTCTTAAACAGCAAACGCATACAAACTGGGTTCTGCTCTGGCGGGATGATGGATCTACAGATGCAAGTATAAAATGCATGCATCAGTTTGCGTTGGATGTTGGTATTCAACGTTGCAGGCAAATTACATCATCCCCCGCGCATCTGGGGGTTGTGCTTTCTTACGCTACACTGCTGAAAGATGTGCCCGCAGGCTTTTTTGTCGCCTTCTGCGATCAGGATGATGTCTGGTTTCCAGATAAACTAGAACGTGGACTTAAAGCGCTTACAGTTACCCAAAAACCTGCACTTTATTGCTCCCGGCAACGCTTAACAGATACCAAGCTGCGCCCTATCAGCATTTCACCGCAGTTACCGCCAAATCCGTGCTTTCAAATGGCATTAACGCAGAATATTGCCACGGGCTGCACCATTATGCTCTCCCCTGCGGCGGTCTCGCTCTTGCAAGCCAATTTTCCACCGCCCAACCATATTTTGCATGATTGGTGGGCGTATTTGGTTATTACTGGCGCAGACGGCACAGTTATTACGGATAATCGGCCCACACTGTTTTATCGCCAACATGATAACAACGCTGTAGGGGCACCTGCCTTATTTACGCAGCGTGCGTTAGCCGCTATCCGGCGCGGGCCGTGGCAGTTTATGTTCATCTTTCGGGATAATCTGGCCTATCTTGGCAAACAACCTTATCTTTCAACAAACAACAGGCACTTTGTAGATGCATTACACAGAGTGCTGTCACAATCGGGCCTGATGGGAAGATGGCACAGATGGCGTATGCTGCAACACTCCCCCAAACTGCGTAGATATACTTGGCCGGAACAAATTATTTTCAGGCTGTGGTTTCTGCTGGGCTAA
- the tldD gene encoding metalloprotease TldD, with protein MSSSSQHPGALAVTDQLFFHRPDAQLHKDDAEKLTKTALAGMEDGELFLEYRESEGIALDDGVIRSASFNTSSGFGLRAVLEEETGFAHSDELSRSSLLRAVDAVSAVRAGRSGQMAAPPRTTNQRLYTDANPLGDSDFATRSGLLSKIDAYARGKDSRVVQVMASLSGEWQAVQIMRADGTRAADLRPLVRLNVSVVVEHDGKRESGSYGLGGRYEINRLLNEETWQGAVDEALRQALVALEAQPAPAGAMEVVLGAGWPGILLHEAVGHGLEGDFNRKGTSVFAGRIGKRVASPGVTVVDDGSLPDRRGSLTIDDEGTPTGRTVLIEDGILQGYLQDRLNARLMGVTPTGNGRRQSYAHMPLPRMTNTIMQPGSSTTEEMISSVKRGLYAVHFGGGQVDITSGKFVFAASEAYLIENGRVTVPVKGATLIGSGAEAMTQVSMIGGNLELDPGIGTCGKAGQGVPVGVGQPALKMTGLTVGGTA; from the coding sequence ATGTCTTCTTCCTCTCAGCATCCGGGTGCTCTCGCCGTTACGGACCAGCTGTTTTTTCATCGTCCTGATGCACAACTGCATAAAGATGATGCGGAAAAGCTGACAAAAACGGCATTGGCCGGAATGGAGGATGGTGAACTTTTTCTGGAATACAGAGAAAGCGAAGGCATTGCTCTGGATGATGGCGTTATCCGTTCGGCATCCTTTAATACCAGCAGCGGGTTTGGCTTGCGTGCTGTATTGGAGGAAGAAACGGGTTTTGCTCATTCGGATGAGCTCAGCCGGTCTTCTTTGCTGCGAGCCGTAGATGCCGTAAGTGCTGTGCGTGCTGGGCGTTCTGGCCAGATGGCTGCACCGCCGCGGACGACCAACCAGCGGCTTTACACAGATGCCAATCCGCTAGGTGATAGCGATTTTGCAACACGTTCTGGCCTGCTTTCAAAAATAGATGCCTATGCACGGGGCAAAGATAGCCGCGTGGTGCAGGTTATGGCTTCTCTTTCGGGGGAATGGCAGGCTGTGCAGATCATGCGGGCCGATGGCACGCGCGCAGCAGATTTACGCCCCTTGGTGCGGCTGAATGTATCTGTTGTGGTGGAACATGATGGCAAGCGCGAAAGCGGAAGTTACGGGCTAGGCGGGCGGTATGAGATCAACCGCTTGCTGAATGAAGAAACATGGCAGGGCGCTGTGGACGAAGCTTTGCGGCAGGCATTGGTTGCGCTGGAAGCCCAGCCTGCGCCAGCCGGTGCTATGGAGGTAGTTCTAGGTGCTGGTTGGCCTGGCATTTTGCTGCATGAAGCTGTTGGCCACGGACTGGAAGGTGATTTCAACCGCAAAGGCACATCCGTATTTGCTGGGCGTATTGGCAAGCGTGTGGCATCCCCCGGCGTTACGGTGGTGGATGATGGATCTCTGCCCGATCGGCGCGGGAGCCTAACCATTGATGACGAAGGCACGCCCACAGGCCGCACGGTGTTGATTGAAGATGGTATTTTGCAGGGGTATCTACAGGATAGGCTGAATGCCCGCCTTATGGGTGTGACACCTACAGGGAATGGGCGTCGCCAGTCTTATGCACATATGCCCTTACCGCGCATGACCAACACCATCATGCAGCCCGGATCTTCTACTACGGAGGAAATGATTTCTTCTGTAAAGCGCGGCCTGTATGCAGTGCACTTTGGCGGAGGACAGGTGGATATTACCTCGGGTAAGTTCGTTTTTGCTGCATCTGAAGCTTATCTGATCGAAAATGGCCGCGTAACGGTCCCCGTAAAAGGTGCCACCCTGATTGGAAGCGGGGCAGAGGCTATGACACAGGTTTCCATGATTGGTGGTAATCTGGAACTGGACCCCGGTATTGGCACCTGCGGTAAAGCCGGGCAGGGCGTGCCTGTTGGGGTTGGCCAGCCCGCCCTTAAAATGACCGGCCTGACAGTGGGTGGTACGGCGTAA
- the rfbA gene encoding glucose-1-phosphate thymidylyltransferase RfbA: MIQKPATPTPMKGILLAGGSGTRLYPMTLAASKQLLPVYDKPMVYYPLSTLMLAGIKDIMIISTPLDLPQFKRLLGDGSQFGVNFEYRVQPSPDGIPQAFLIAEDWLQGAPCALALGDNLIFADHLSASLQKAAARPQGATVFAYQVRDPERYGVVSFDETDRALDIVEKPTNPPSNWAVTGLYFYDNRVLDFAKKVKPSARGELEITDLNRFYLEEGNLQVERLGRGCAWLDAGIPDSLLEASQFVHTIQARQGMLVGSPAEVAFRMGYISADHLKEHAKRMGKTELGRVLFNLASSEGTGH, translated from the coding sequence ATGATTCAGAAACCTGCTACTCCTACCCCCATGAAGGGCATTCTGCTGGCTGGCGGATCTGGCACGCGGCTGTACCCCATGACACTGGCGGCGAGCAAACAGTTGCTGCCAGTTTATGATAAACCAATGGTTTATTATCCGCTTTCCACACTGATGCTGGCAGGTATCAAGGATATCATGATCATCAGCACCCCGCTGGATCTGCCGCAGTTTAAGCGCCTGCTGGGAGATGGTTCTCAGTTTGGTGTAAACTTTGAATACCGTGTTCAACCTTCACCCGATGGTATTCCGCAGGCCTTCCTGATTGCTGAAGACTGGCTGCAGGGCGCTCCTTGCGCATTGGCTCTGGGTGATAACCTGATTTTTGCTGATCACCTCAGCGCTTCCTTGCAGAAAGCAGCTGCACGCCCACAAGGCGCTACAGTTTTTGCTTATCAAGTCCGTGATCCCGAACGTTATGGGGTTGTTTCCTTTGATGAAACAGACCGTGCGCTTGATATTGTAGAAAAGCCAACCAACCCGCCTTCAAACTGGGCCGTAACAGGCCTGTATTTCTATGATAACCGTGTGCTGGATTTTGCCAAAAAGGTGAAACCTTCCGCACGTGGTGAGCTGGAAATTACAGATCTGAACCGTTTTTACCTGGAAGAAGGTAATCTACAGGTTGAGCGTCTGGGCCGTGGTTGTGCTTGGTTGGATGCTGGTATTCCTGACAGCCTGCTGGAAGCAAGCCAGTTTGTGCACACCATTCAGGCCCGTCAGGGCATGCTAGTCGGCTCCCCTGCAGAAGTGGCCTTCCGTATGGGGTATATTTCTGCCGATCATCTTAAAGAACATGCCAAGCGCATGGGTAAAACAGAGCTGGGGCGGGTGTTGTTCAACCTAGCTTCATCTGAAGGTACAGGCCACTAA